A genomic stretch from Empedobacter stercoris includes:
- a CDS encoding rhomboid family intramembrane serine protease yields the protein MRQSIPPITKNLLIINGLFFLATFVFNAKGIDLRVILGAFYPESPNFNFWQILTHMFMHADFTHILFNMFALWMFGSVVEQTFGPKKFITLYLLAGLGGFILFNLVNYFQVEQLKEIIQSQGIGLGQIYDAAKLSMQGAYHTNAVIQSSQSASSILTYFVTPMVGASGAIYGLLLAFAVLYPNEKLMLIFFPVPIKAKYFIPIMVLIEFYMGYQNIGNVAHFAHLGGGLIGFLLARKWKKNLYRWN from the coding sequence ATGAGACAATCTATACCACCGATAACAAAGAATTTACTGATTATTAATGGGTTATTCTTTTTAGCGACTTTTGTTTTTAACGCAAAAGGAATTGATTTACGCGTAATTTTAGGGGCATTTTATCCAGAATCTCCTAACTTCAATTTTTGGCAAATCTTAACGCATATGTTTATGCATGCCGATTTTACGCATATATTGTTTAATATGTTTGCATTGTGGATGTTTGGTTCGGTAGTGGAACAAACTTTTGGTCCTAAAAAGTTTATAACCTTATATTTATTAGCTGGTTTAGGAGGTTTTATTTTATTTAATTTGGTAAATTATTTCCAAGTTGAGCAATTAAAAGAAATAATCCAATCGCAAGGAATAGGTTTGGGACAAATTTATGATGCAGCTAAATTATCAATGCAAGGCGCATATCATACCAACGCAGTTATTCAAAGTAGTCAATCTGCGTCAAGTATTTTAACCTATTTTGTTACACCAATGGTTGGTGCTTCAGGAGCAATTTATGGTTTATTGTTAGCATTTGCGGTGTTGTATCCAAACGAAAAGTTGATGTTAATCTTTTTTCCAGTTCCAATAAAAGCAAAATATTTTATTCCAATTATGGTATTAATTGAGTTTTATATGGGATACCAGAATATCGGAAATGTAGCACATTTTGCCCATTTAGGAGGAGGT
- the mutL gene encoding DNA mismatch repair endonuclease MutL, producing the protein MNDIIQLLPDHVANQIAAGEVVQRPASVIKELIENAVDSGATSIQVIVKDAGRSLIQVIDNGSGMSVTDVRMAFERHATSKIRKTEDIYNIHTKGFRGEALASIAAVAQVETKTRRDEDEVGSQLVIEGGEVRSQDPVVCPVGTSIAVKNLFYNVPARRNFLKSNQVEFRHIQDEFQRVSMAHENISFFLHHNDAEIYHLKAGNLKQRITQIFGKKLSAQIISVEEDTEIVKVKGFVGKPDAAKKSRGEQFFFVNNRFIRSGYLHNAIVDAFESLLPTGYSPSYFLYLELDPSKIDINIHPTKTEIKFEDEALIYTILRAAVKHALGQFNVIPSLDFEQDPNWAFIPSATENTEIKMPEITVDSSFNPFEHQQTRSPKPSDIRANMDFYKDAVELEIENNHAHQLFESEDFQDSFDVIQWMNQYLIVEYRGELLIIDQHRAHQKILFEKFIHSNNGSALVQQMLFPIELELSPNDRQKLINVEHQLLSFGFDISLDEETIQINAIPVDVQQEDVVSIFMDFIEELEYQESIELENTFAKILAKNAAVKKGVALKSEQMQTLVEELLRLTNPNYTPYGRPIFVQMNTADIKKTLQ; encoded by the coding sequence ATGAACGATATTATCCAATTATTGCCAGATCATGTAGCTAATCAAATTGCCGCGGGAGAAGTTGTGCAACGGCCAGCTTCGGTGATAAAAGAGTTGATTGAAAATGCAGTGGATTCTGGTGCAACTTCTATTCAGGTAATTGTAAAAGATGCGGGTAGAAGCTTGATCCAAGTGATTGATAATGGTTCGGGAATGAGTGTGACAGATGTTCGTATGGCTTTTGAACGTCACGCAACGTCGAAAATCAGAAAGACGGAAGATATTTACAATATTCATACAAAAGGTTTTCGCGGAGAGGCTTTAGCTTCAATTGCTGCTGTTGCGCAAGTAGAAACGAAAACGCGTCGTGATGAGGATGAGGTAGGTTCGCAATTAGTGATAGAAGGAGGAGAAGTTCGAAGTCAAGATCCAGTTGTTTGTCCAGTCGGAACTTCTATTGCGGTCAAAAATCTTTTTTATAACGTGCCTGCTCGTCGTAATTTCTTGAAATCAAATCAGGTTGAGTTTCGTCATATTCAAGATGAATTTCAACGCGTTTCGATGGCACACGAAAATATTAGTTTCTTTTTACATCACAACGATGCAGAGATTTATCATCTAAAAGCGGGGAATTTAAAACAACGAATTACTCAGATTTTTGGAAAGAAATTAAGTGCTCAAATTATTTCGGTTGAAGAAGATACTGAAATTGTAAAAGTAAAAGGTTTTGTAGGAAAACCAGATGCTGCGAAGAAATCACGCGGAGAGCAATTTTTCTTTGTCAACAATCGTTTTATTCGAAGTGGATATTTACACAATGCGATTGTAGATGCTTTCGAAAGTTTGTTGCCAACAGGATATAGTCCGTCTTATTTTTTGTATTTAGAACTTGATCCTTCAAAAATTGATATCAATATCCATCCTACAAAAACAGAAATCAAATTTGAAGACGAAGCATTGATATACACAATTCTAAGAGCTGCTGTAAAACATGCTTTGGGACAGTTTAATGTCATTCCTTCGTTGGATTTTGAACAAGATCCAAACTGGGCATTTATTCCTTCTGCAACAGAAAATACAGAAATTAAAATGCCAGAAATTACAGTTGATTCAAGTTTTAATCCATTTGAACATCAACAAACAAGATCGCCAAAGCCATCTGATATTCGAGCGAATATGGATTTTTATAAAGATGCGGTTGAGTTAGAAATAGAGAATAATCATGCACATCAATTATTCGAATCTGAAGATTTTCAGGATAGTTTTGATGTGATACAATGGATGAACCAATATTTGATAGTAGAATATCGTGGTGAATTGTTGATTATTGATCAACATCGTGCGCATCAAAAAATATTGTTCGAGAAATTTATTCATTCAAATAACGGAAGTGCTTTGGTTCAACAAATGCTTTTTCCGATAGAATTGGAGCTTTCGCCAAATGATCGTCAGAAATTAATCAACGTAGAACATCAATTGTTAAGTTTTGGTTTTGACATTTCGTTAGACGAAGAAACCATTCAGATTAACGCAATTCCTGTTGATGTTCAGCAAGAAGATGTCGTGTCTATTTTTATGGATTTTATAGAAGAGTTGGAATACCAAGAATCAATCGAATTAGAAAATACGTTTGCGAAAATTTTAGCGAAAAATGCCGCTGTTAAAAAGGGTGTAGCGTTAAAATCTGAGCAAATGCAAACTTTGGTAGAAGAATTGCTAAGACTAACAAATCCAAATTATACACCATACGGACGCCCTATTTTTGTGCAAATGAATACGGCAGATATTAAAAAAACATTACAATAA